One part of the Bdellovibrio bacteriovorus genome encodes these proteins:
- a CDS encoding c-type cytochrome — protein MRNIVNISMGVAAAGLAVLALSSCGPRGNKPNVELIQDMMVTPAVKAQSYDADAPHHRGMRVPPEGTAPVGFEPYQYATDVEAASKNLKNPLAGKMDEETLIVGQKFYETNCALCHGYKGEGGEAAKSTISAKMALKPPAVVSDKVKGWTDGHLYHVITVGQGVMGPYASHIPQQYRWQVVNYIRFLEKQEAK, from the coding sequence ATGAGAAACATCGTGAATATTTCAATGGGTGTTGCAGCAGCGGGATTGGCTGTTCTGGCGTTGTCCAGCTGCGGTCCTCGTGGCAACAAGCCGAATGTGGAATTGATCCAGGATATGATGGTGACTCCGGCCGTGAAGGCTCAGTCCTACGATGCGGATGCTCCTCATCACCGTGGTATGCGTGTTCCTCCGGAAGGGACAGCTCCGGTTGGTTTTGAACCGTACCAGTATGCTACCGACGTGGAAGCAGCTTCCAAGAATCTGAAAAATCCACTGGCTGGTAAAATGGACGAAGAGACTTTGATCGTAGGTCAGAAATTCTACGAGACCAACTGTGCTCTTTGTCATGGTTACAAAGGTGAAGGCGGTGAGGCTGCGAAGTCCACCATCTCTGCAAAAATGGCTTTGAAGCCGCCTGCAGTTGTGAGCGACAAGGTTAAAGGCTGGACCGATGGTCACCTTTATCATGTGATCACAGTGGGTCAGGGTGTGATGGGTCCTTATGCTTCCCACATTCCTCAGCAGTACCGCTGGCAGGTTGTTAACTATATCCGCTTCCTAGAGAAGCAAGAAGCTAAGTAG
- a CDS encoding DUF3341 domain-containing protein yields MAAKYTKGIAGIWLEEAQILKATRKVRESGFTKFEAISAYPIHGMEEAAGIKRSWIPYVAFTMGLAGLAGGLALTYWTSAVNWAVNVGGKPFFSLPAFVPIMFELTILLSALSSVGALFYACGIPRMDPPVIDPDLSCHKFAIFIPHNDNGYDEAKIESMFKELGATEVKKTEY; encoded by the coding sequence ATGGCGGCTAAATATACAAAAGGTATTGCTGGTATCTGGTTGGAAGAGGCTCAAATTCTGAAAGCGACCCGCAAAGTGCGTGAGTCCGGTTTCACGAAGTTTGAAGCGATCTCTGCTTATCCTATTCACGGAATGGAAGAAGCAGCGGGTATCAAACGCTCCTGGATTCCTTACGTGGCATTCACTATGGGTCTGGCTGGTTTGGCTGGTGGTCTTGCATTGACTTACTGGACATCTGCTGTGAACTGGGCGGTGAACGTGGGTGGTAAGCCGTTCTTCAGCTTGCCTGCGTTTGTACCTATCATGTTCGAATTGACGATTTTGTTGTCGGCGCTTTCTTCAGTAGGGGCTTTGTTCTATGCCTGCGGTATTCCGCGCATGGATCCACCGGTGATCGATCCGGATCTAAGCTGCCACAAGTTCGCTATCTTTATCCCGCACAATGACAACGGTTACGACGAAGCTAAAATTGAATCTATGTTCAAAGAGCTTGGCGCAACTGAAGTGAAGAAGACGGAGTACTAG
- the nrfD gene encoding NrfD/PsrC family molybdoenzyme membrane anchor subunit gives MMKRSPLVLGNKTLKDVTDDICAPVERFPSKGWVGMFLGAKTLLLFYIGILASVVGVGIGLLGVNSPVFWGTMIVTFVFWIGIGHAGTLISAVLFLFRQKWRTSVARTAEAMTVFAVMTAGLFPLLHTGRPWLDYWLFPYPNQRGPLWVNFRSPLLWDVFAVSTYATVSMVFWYIGLVPDFATIKDRAKNKLRRTVYGALSLGWRGTAKNWSHYEMVYLLLAGLSTPLVLSVHTIVSFDFAVSNLPGWHTTIFPPYFVAGAIFSGFAMVVTLMTLVRIGFPEFKNYVTLDHMEVMNKIIMTTGMLVGYAYASEFFIAWYSGNQYERFVFINRAFGPYGWSYWIMVSCNTIFPQLFWFRRFRRSIPVMFVVSILVNIGMWFERFVITVTSLHRDFLPSSWGMYAWSWFDTGVLVGSFGMFLTLFLLYLRLFPAVSIAEVKPVLHVGYDDKGGHH, from the coding sequence ATGATGAAGCGTAGCCCATTAGTCCTTGGCAATAAAACTTTGAAAGATGTTACTGACGACATCTGCGCTCCGGTGGAACGCTTCCCATCCAAAGGTTGGGTGGGGATGTTCCTGGGTGCGAAGACGTTGCTTCTGTTCTATATCGGTATCCTGGCATCCGTGGTGGGTGTGGGTATCGGTCTTCTGGGTGTGAACAGCCCGGTGTTCTGGGGTACGATGATCGTTACATTCGTATTCTGGATCGGTATCGGTCACGCCGGTACTCTGATTTCCGCGGTTCTGTTCCTGTTCCGTCAAAAGTGGAGAACTTCCGTAGCTCGTACCGCAGAGGCGATGACCGTCTTCGCGGTTATGACCGCGGGTCTGTTCCCGCTGTTGCACACCGGTCGTCCTTGGTTGGATTACTGGTTGTTCCCGTACCCGAATCAACGTGGTCCATTGTGGGTGAACTTCCGTTCTCCGCTTCTTTGGGACGTTTTCGCGGTATCCACTTACGCGACAGTTTCCATGGTGTTCTGGTACATCGGTTTGGTTCCTGACTTTGCAACTATCAAAGACCGTGCGAAAAACAAACTTCGCCGTACCGTTTACGGTGCGTTGTCTTTGGGTTGGAGAGGTACTGCGAAGAACTGGTCTCACTACGAAATGGTTTACTTGCTTCTGGCAGGTCTTTCCACTCCGCTGGTTTTGTCCGTTCACACGATCGTATCCTTCGACTTCGCGGTTTCTAACTTGCCAGGTTGGCACACCACGATCTTCCCTCCATACTTCGTTGCCGGTGCGATCTTCTCCGGTTTCGCGATGGTTGTGACTCTGATGACTTTGGTTCGTATTGGATTCCCTGAATTCAAGAACTACGTCACTTTGGATCATATGGAAGTGATGAATAAGATCATCATGACCACAGGTATGCTGGTTGGTTACGCTTATGCGTCTGAGTTCTTCATTGCATGGTACTCTGGCAACCAATACGAGCGCTTCGTGTTCATCAACCGTGCGTTCGGTCCTTACGGCTGGTCTTACTGGATCATGGTGTCTTGTAATACCATCTTCCCTCAGTTGTTCTGGTTCCGCAGATTCCGTCGTTCCATACCGGTGATGTTCGTAGTGTCCATCCTGGTGAACATCGGTATGTGGTTCGAGCGTTTCGTGATCACTGTGACTTCTTTGCACAGAGACTTCCTGCCTTCTTCCTGGGGCATGTATGCTTGGTCTTGGTTCGATACCGGGGTTCTGGTTGGATCCTTCGGTATGTTCCTGACGCTGTTCTTGTTGTATTTGCGTCTGTTCCCTGCGGTTTCTATCGCGGAAGTGAAGCCCGTATTGCATGTGGGTTACGATGATAAAGGAGGGCACCACTAA